A window of the Streptomyces sp. NBC_00250 genome harbors these coding sequences:
- a CDS encoding phosphomannomutase/phosphoglucomutase, whose amino-acid sequence MTADLSQIVKAYDVRGVVPDQWDETLAELFGAAFVRVTDADAIVVGHDMRPSSPGLSDAFARGAARLGADVTLIGLCSTDQLYFASGSFDLPGAMFTASHNPAQYNGIKMCRAGAAPVGQDTGLAEIRELAEQWSETGAPEAAPTPGTITHRDTLTDYATYLKSLVDLRTIRPLKVVVDAGNGMGGHTVPTVFEGLPLDVVPMYFELDGTFPNHEANPLDPKNIVDLQARVLAEGADLGLAFDGDADRCFVVDERGEPVSPSAITALVAARELAKTPGGTIIHNLITSWSVPEVVRENGGEPVRTRVGHSFIKEEMAKTGAIFGGEHSAHYYFKDFWNADTGMLAALHVLAALGGQDGPLSGLVAAYDRYASSGEINSTVADQAASAAKVRATYEGEGVTLDDLDGLTVTAADWWFNLRASNTEPLLRLNVEARDEATMTKIRDEVLALVRTTA is encoded by the coding sequence GTGACTGCCGATCTGTCGCAGATCGTGAAGGCGTACGACGTCCGCGGAGTGGTACCCGACCAGTGGGACGAGACGCTCGCCGAACTCTTCGGCGCCGCCTTCGTACGAGTGACGGACGCCGACGCGATCGTCGTCGGCCACGACATGCGTCCCTCGTCGCCCGGCCTCTCGGACGCCTTCGCGCGCGGCGCGGCCCGCCTCGGCGCCGACGTCACCCTGATCGGGCTCTGCTCCACCGATCAGCTGTACTTCGCTTCCGGCAGCTTCGACCTGCCCGGCGCGATGTTCACCGCCTCGCACAACCCGGCCCAGTACAACGGCATCAAGATGTGCCGCGCGGGCGCGGCCCCGGTGGGCCAGGACACCGGCCTGGCCGAGATCCGCGAACTGGCTGAACAGTGGTCGGAGACCGGCGCGCCGGAGGCCGCCCCGACCCCGGGCACGATCACGCACCGGGACACCCTCACGGACTACGCGACCTACCTGAAGTCCCTGGTGGACCTGAGGACGATCCGCCCCCTCAAGGTCGTCGTGGACGCGGGCAACGGCATGGGCGGCCACACGGTCCCCACCGTCTTCGAAGGCCTGCCGCTCGACGTCGTCCCGATGTACTTCGAGCTGGACGGCACGTTCCCGAACCACGAGGCCAACCCGCTCGACCCGAAGAACATCGTCGACCTCCAGGCCCGCGTCCTGGCCGAAGGCGCCGACCTGGGTCTGGCCTTCGACGGGGACGCCGACCGCTGCTTCGTCGTCGACGAGCGCGGCGAGCCCGTCTCGCCCTCCGCGATCACCGCCCTCGTCGCCGCGCGCGAGCTCGCGAAGACCCCCGGCGGAACGATCATCCACAACCTGATCACCTCGTGGTCGGTGCCGGAGGTCGTCCGCGAGAACGGCGGCGAGCCGGTCCGCACCCGCGTCGGCCACTCCTTCATCAAGGAGGAGATGGCGAAGACCGGCGCGATCTTCGGCGGAGAGCACTCGGCGCACTACTACTTCAAGGACTTCTGGAACGCGGACACCGGCATGCTGGCCGCGCTCCACGTCCTGGCGGCCCTGGGCGGCCAGGACGGCCCCCTGTCCGGCCTGGTCGCGGCCTACGACCGCTACGCCTCCTCGGGCGAGATCAACTCGACGGTCGCGGACCAGGCGGCGAGCGCGGCCAAGGTCAGGGCGACGTACGAGGGCGAGGGCGTCACCCTCGACGACCTCGACGGCCTCACGGTCACGGCCGCCGACTGGTGGTTCAACCTCCGCGCCTCCAACACGGAGCCGCTGCTGCGCCTCAACGTCGAAGCCCGCGACGAGGCGACCATGACCAAGATCCGCGACGAGGTCCTGGCCCTGGTCCGCACGACGGCCTGA
- a CDS encoding Trm112 family protein, giving the protein MPLEAGLLEILACPACHAPLNDRTADETPELICTSPDCGLAYPVRDNIPVLLTDEARRP; this is encoded by the coding sequence ATGCCGCTCGAAGCCGGCCTCCTGGAGATCCTGGCCTGCCCCGCGTGCCACGCTCCACTGAACGACCGCACGGCGGACGAGACCCCCGAACTCATCTGCACGAGCCCCGACTGCGGCCTCGCCTACCCGGTCCGCGACAACATCCCGGTCCTCCTGACAGACGAAGCCCGCCGCCCGTAA
- a CDS encoding SIS domain-containing protein, whose protein sequence is MLDETLLDAPDDLALADRRGLLRGAAEAGARVRTAARHAAEAGIADLHPEGRPRAVLVAGPGTAAAAVADLIGALAGASAPVVRLQPTGVAPAAGALRWALPGWAGSVDLLLLPTTDGSEPGLALLAEQAYRRGITVVAVAPKASPLAETVSGSVGLFVPMAIAPNEAPNEYAENIAASPGTLWALFTPLLMLLDRVGLLEASQEALEKVADRLDRTAERCGPAIATYSNPAKTLAAELADSLPLIWTEGAAAGPAGRRFAAVLAELAGLPALAAELPEALPAHGVLLAGDYAAGADPDDFFRDRVDEPQALRARVVLLRDRPADGLTAAHAARELALSHETAISELEPEEGDDLETLAELLAVTDFAAVYLSLTTPGRTAV, encoded by the coding sequence ATGCTCGACGAGACCCTCCTCGACGCCCCGGACGACCTCGCCCTGGCCGACCGCCGCGGCCTCCTCCGCGGCGCCGCCGAAGCCGGCGCCCGGGTGAGGACGGCAGCCCGCCACGCCGCCGAGGCCGGCATCGCGGACCTCCACCCCGAGGGCCGCCCCCGCGCGGTCCTGGTCGCGGGCCCGGGCACGGCCGCCGCGGCCGTCGCCGACCTGATCGGCGCCCTGGCCGGAGCCTCCGCCCCCGTCGTACGCCTCCAGCCGACCGGCGTCGCCCCCGCCGCGGGCGCCCTGCGCTGGGCGCTGCCCGGCTGGGCGGGCTCCGTGGACCTCCTCCTGCTGCCGACGACGGACGGCTCCGAACCGGGCCTGGCGCTCCTGGCGGAGCAGGCATACCGGCGCGGGATCACCGTCGTCGCCGTGGCACCCAAGGCCTCCCCGCTGGCCGAGACCGTCAGCGGCTCCGTGGGCCTGTTCGTGCCGATGGCCATCGCCCCGAACGAGGCCCCGAACGAGTACGCCGAGAACATCGCGGCGAGCCCCGGCACCCTCTGGGCCCTGTTCACCCCGCTGCTCATGCTGCTCGACCGGGTCGGTCTCCTGGAGGCGTCGCAGGAGGCCCTGGAGAAGGTCGCCGACCGCCTGGACCGTACGGCCGAGCGCTGCGGCCCGGCCATCGCCACGTACAGCAACCCGGCGAAGACGCTCGCCGCCGAGCTCGCGGACTCGCTTCCGCTGATCTGGACGGAGGGCGCCGCGGCGGGTCCGGCGGGCCGTCGTTTCGCCGCGGTCCTCGCCGAGCTCGCGGGGCTGCCGGCCCTGGCCGCCGAACTTCCGGAGGCGCTGCCGGCCCACGGCGTCCTACTTGCGGGCGACTACGCGGCGGGTGCCGATCCCGACGACTTCTTCCGGGACCGGGTCGACGAGCCGCAGGCGCTCCGCGCCCGGGTCGTCCTGCTGAGGGACCGCCCGGCGGACGGCCTGACCGCCGCACACGCGGCCCGCGAACTGGCGCTGAGTCACGAGACGGCCATCAGCGAGCTGGAGCCGGAGGAGGGTGATGACCTGGAGACCCTGGCAGAACTGCTCGCGGTGACCGACTTCGCCGCCGTCTACCTCTCCCTGACCACTCCGGGCCGTACGGCGGTCTGA
- the manA gene encoding mannose-6-phosphate isomerase, class I: MDRLVNTVRPYAWGSTTAIPELLGIAPTGDPQAEMWMGAHPGAPSRTERGALNELIDADPVRELGERSAAKFGPRLPFLLKVLAAGAPLSLQAHPDLAQAQEGYAAEEAAGIPIDAPHRTYKDANHKPEMICALTPFEGLCGFRAPAEAADVLAGLGVDSLKPYVDLLYAHPEEAALREVMTALLTADPEEMAHTVAEAAVAADRLGGAYTPYASLAHHFPGDPGVIAAMLLNPVRLQPGEALYLGAGVPHAYLAGLGVEIMANSDNVLRCGLTPKHIDVPELLRVVRFEPTDPAVLRPEASPTGEEVYDTPIDEFRLSRFVRPEGAAPTDLTSPTPQILLAVAGRPKAGEVTLAPGESVFVPAGESTELSGTGTVFRATVVA, translated from the coding sequence ATGGACCGCCTCGTCAACACCGTTCGCCCCTACGCCTGGGGATCCACGACGGCCATCCCGGAGCTGCTCGGCATCGCCCCGACCGGCGATCCCCAGGCCGAGATGTGGATGGGCGCCCACCCCGGCGCGCCCTCCCGCACCGAGCGCGGCGCGCTGAACGAGCTGATCGACGCCGATCCCGTACGCGAGCTGGGGGAGCGTTCCGCGGCGAAGTTCGGACCGCGTCTGCCGTTCCTGCTGAAGGTGCTCGCCGCCGGCGCCCCGCTCTCCCTCCAGGCCCACCCCGACCTGGCCCAGGCGCAGGAGGGGTACGCGGCCGAGGAGGCCGCCGGCATCCCGATCGACGCCCCGCACCGCACGTACAAGGACGCCAACCACAAGCCCGAGATGATCTGCGCGCTCACCCCCTTCGAGGGGCTGTGCGGTTTCCGCGCCCCCGCCGAGGCCGCCGACGTCCTCGCCGGGCTCGGTGTCGACTCGCTGAAGCCGTATGTCGACCTGCTGTACGCCCACCCCGAAGAGGCCGCGCTCCGCGAGGTCATGACGGCGCTGCTGACCGCCGACCCGGAGGAGATGGCGCACACCGTCGCGGAGGCGGCCGTGGCCGCCGACCGTCTCGGCGGCGCGTACACCCCGTACGCGAGCCTCGCCCACCACTTCCCGGGCGACCCCGGCGTCATCGCCGCGATGCTCCTCAACCCGGTCCGGCTCCAGCCCGGCGAGGCCCTCTACCTGGGCGCGGGCGTCCCGCACGCCTACCTCGCCGGCCTCGGCGTCGAGATCATGGCCAACTCCGACAACGTGCTGCGCTGCGGCCTCACCCCCAAGCACATCGACGTCCCCGAGCTCCTGCGCGTGGTCCGCTTCGAGCCCACCGACCCGGCCGTCCTGCGCCCCGAGGCCTCCCCGACGGGGGAGGAGGTCTACGACACCCCGATCGACGAGTTCCGTCTGTCCCGTTTCGTACGGCCGGAGGGCGCCGCCCCGACCGACCTGACAAGCCCCACCCCGCAGATCCTGCTCGCGGTCGCGGGCCGCCCGAAGGCGGGCGAAGTCACCCTCGCCCCCGGCGAATCCGTCTTCGTGCCCGCGGGCGAGAGCACCGAACTCTCCGGTACGGGGACGGTCTTCCGCGCCACCGTCGTGGCCTGA
- a CDS encoding cation diffusion facilitator family transporter, with translation MSASGGTKAIVAALAANLAIAVAKFVAFLFSGSSSMLAESVHSLADSGNQGLLLLGGKKAQREATPQHPFGYGRERYIYAFLVSIVLFSVGGMFAIYEGYLKIKDPHPIEAWYWPVGVLVFAIIAESFSFRTAIKESNLIRGGLTWTQFVRRAKAPELPVVLLEDLGALVGLFLALGGVGLALLTDDGVWDGIGTLCIGILLIVIAIVLAAETKSLLLGEAAGTDDVEKIEAAVVDGETVTRLIHMRTLHLGPEELLVAAKIAVQHDDSAADVANAINAAEGRIRAAVPIARVIYLEPDVYSEAAASAGMNPAKTPGGSDH, from the coding sequence ATGAGCGCGTCAGGCGGAACCAAGGCGATCGTGGCGGCACTCGCCGCCAACCTCGCGATCGCCGTAGCCAAGTTCGTGGCGTTCCTCTTCAGTGGTTCGTCGTCGATGCTCGCGGAGAGCGTCCACTCGCTCGCCGACTCCGGCAACCAGGGCCTGCTGCTCCTCGGCGGCAAGAAGGCCCAGCGCGAGGCGACGCCGCAGCACCCCTTCGGCTACGGCCGTGAGCGCTACATCTATGCGTTCCTCGTCTCCATCGTGCTCTTCTCCGTCGGTGGCATGTTCGCCATCTACGAGGGCTACCTGAAGATCAAGGACCCGCACCCGATCGAGGCCTGGTACTGGCCGGTCGGCGTGCTCGTCTTCGCGATCATCGCCGAGTCCTTCTCCTTCCGCACCGCCATCAAGGAGTCGAACCTGATCCGCGGCGGCCTCACCTGGACGCAGTTCGTCCGCCGCGCCAAGGCCCCTGAACTCCCCGTCGTCCTCCTGGAGGACCTCGGCGCGCTCGTCGGCCTCTTCCTCGCGCTCGGCGGCGTCGGCCTCGCCCTGCTGACCGACGACGGCGTCTGGGACGGCATCGGCACCCTCTGCATCGGCATCCTGCTCATCGTCATCGCGATCGTGCTGGCCGCCGAGACCAAGTCGCTGCTGCTCGGCGAGGCCGCCGGCACCGACGACGTCGAGAAGATCGAGGCCGCGGTCGTCGACGGCGAGACCGTCACCCGCCTCATCCACATGCGTACGCTCCACCTCGGCCCGGAGGAGCTCCTCGTCGCCGCCAAGATCGCCGTCCAGCACGACGACTCGGCCGCCGACGTCGCGAACGCGATCAACGCCGCCGAGGGCCGTATCCGTGCCGCCGTCCCGATCGCCCGGGTCATCTACCTGGAGCCCGACGTCTACAGCGAGGCGGCCGCGTCGGCCGGCATGAATCCGGCCAAGACGCCGGGCGGCAGCGACCACTGA